The Spinacia oleracea cultivar Varoflay chromosome 2, BTI_SOV_V1, whole genome shotgun sequence DNA segment TGCTTTAGGCCTTTGTTTGGTTGAGGGAATTTGGGAGGAATTTGggaggaaaagaaaggaaaggaaaggaaatggTTTTATTATGTTCTCATATTTGGTTAGATAAATTACATGGAATTTGATGGGAAAGAAAAGGAAAGATTATTTGTAAAAATTTCACTTTTCTTTCCTCTTAAATGGGAGGAATTTGATaggaaagaaaaaattaaaagctgtcatttatatttctttttctcttccCTTCATTTCCTTCCTTTGAACCAAACACAGGAAAATAAaatctctttccctttcctttcttttccctttctttgttttctctttctttcctttactaataatgaaccaaatagGGCTTAAGGTTATACTAATAAAAAATTCACCCAAACTCGAAATTTACAAACCCAAATTCAAACCGTACCGAAATTAGGTGATTGGATATACGCCTTTTGCTTTAAAGTTTAAACTGAACTAAAAAGTTATAAGTAGAGAAAGTCATAAAGGGTAAATGATGAGATCCGATTTATGGTTACTCCATAGTTAACATCCCTTTGAAACGAACTTTCTTAAAAATCAACCTAAACAACGACTTGGTTGAACTGAACTTATATAGACCTTAGAAACCTTATATGTACCCATACTAGCTTGGTACTCCAACCTCAACCAGACCCGGTGTAAAGAAACAACAAGTTTGAATCAGACTACGATTAATGTGCTTCTTggtaaaattattattaaagaTTATCTAATAGCGAATTTGACCGGAAGTCATCGtattcaaattaaaaaaaaaagaatgaaaTAACTCATTACACAATCAAGAAACAAAACAACCAGGTTGAAATAACTTAAGACCTATGTTAAACACAATTAAACTCGATCTGTAGGTTAAGCTCACCCTAAGATATAGCTTACACAAGGTCGTGATCGAAGTGGATTGTCAAGTTGTCAAGTCTAGTCTTACCAAGTTTGCTACTAATATTTTCTGATTTAGAAGTGATCTTAGATAACGTTTTATTTCTTATCTCTAGTTTTGAGTTTATTTCTTAGTCTCATGAGAAATGAGAAATGAGAAAAGAGAAGGGACTTTGTCGTCTCCTTCGGTGTTATCAAGAATAACGCTCAATGACTCCTCACTCTAAGTTCAGTAGTAGAGTTATAGCCTCTATCGAGCAGGAAATAGGAATAAAATTGTCTCGCTTCAGATCGGCACAGCATAGCTTCAAATGCAAGTATCAATGTTCCGTAAATATATCACGTTATATAGTACTCTATCTgccccaaaattatagtcatgtttgaCTAAAAGCAcgaattttaagaaaagtggaatatagtgtgAGAAATTGAAATATAGTACATTGGTCATTAGAAAGTAATTTGTATGAGAAAGTAGAATATAGTCAAGTCCGACTATGGGGCGGTCCAACCGGAGCTACATCACAGGGCCGCAAAATTTTGGGGTCCAAAATTGCTAGTTAAAACCCAGCAGATTACAAGGTTATATTATTTCATCTTCTTTATTAAACAACAAAAGAACTTTGTCTCAGTTGGTAGGGAGGCAAAAGCGAGGGACTTTGAACCCGAGTTTGAAACCCAACAAACTTCTCCCTTTTGTTTTTCACTTTATTCTAGTCTTCGTTACAGTCACCCTTTTGTCAaacatttttattcttttcttaAACTAACCCTCATAAAACgtaaatatattattaatttgacactatattttgtattaaaaaaaagtcaacATAATAGTTATGTAttttacattaaataattgCTCGTAAAAGTTTATAGGGACCCAATATTTGTATTTAGCACATGATCACCAAGTACTCGGAGACGGTCCTGAATATAGTACTTTTAaaaaggaataaagtacaaTGGGAGGGGAATAAAGTACATTGAGAAACAGATATATTacatggaaaaaaaattaatggttttTTTTGTAGTCTTAAATGAGGATTAATATGAGAAGTGTTTTATGTTCAAATAATGAAACATGATTATAATTATGGGACATCCAATTTAAAATACAAGACTAATTTTGGGACGAAGTGAGTACATACTTAATGATAAAATTTACAAAAGTTCTTgcatgcacaaggtgtacaataaatttattgtacaccaacttaacttttacccagttttctctaacttttacccagttttctccaacttttacccagttttctcccacttttatattattaaaaaaaaattgatagataacattttaaaggattaaatgattaattttatacattattagtaattttgaagaaatattttttattaaattaaaaaagttaTCACTAAGAAATAGATAACTTTCACATATACAaaaggtaacttttaagcattttatatCAACTTTAACTTCAGTGTATAATATTCATCGTACACCCCaggtaaataagaatttgggtAAAATTTACCAGTAAATCATGAATCAATCATTTAATATACAGGCTAATCCTTttcttaaaaaagaaaatcaaacccAATCCAGACAACCCGGTTGTACTCTTGTAGTGATTGTTTGACACCCCACCGGGTTTATACTCTTGTCGTGGTTGTAGACCTAACAATTGTGGGCTTCAATGCTTCATGAATAAGGACTCATGAGAGTTCGAGTTTCCAATAACTTCAGTGAGTATAAAATCAGGAAGAAGACTTGTATGTTGTGTCAGTTTGTGCTGTTTATCTCCTCTACTTCGCCGCCCGCCCGCACCACTCTCTCTCTCTGCTCAACTATTCTGAAACCCCTTCTCGCTCAGAAAGGTGAGACACTCTCTGCTTCTCTCAAACTGATCACAAAATATTAATTGAATGTTTGAATGTCAATTGAATTAGGTAATGTTTATGCTAAATTGTGGGTTTTGTTGTTCAATTTGATCATGtgtttttaacaaattaaactACGTTTATTAATTAATGCCATACCCAACCTAAAATCAGTTGGGTAAATTGAATTCTTTTGGTTACTTAACATAaatttgtatattgaaattCATGTCAAATATGTTGGTTTGCCATTGTGAAATTGTTGTTTGTTCTAGTTTAATTGCATGGATTTGATCttctttttatgttaaatatgtTGGTTTTACACTATGAAGTCGGTATATGCAATTTGTTGATACCTAAGTTGTTGGTGAATATGGTGATCTAGACTTTTGCAAAACGGAGTACTAATCTGGCATATGCACATCAGGTTTTCTGAATGTGTAATTATTGGAGAAGCAATCGTGCCGGAAGTCGATAACATGATTGTTTTTTTTAACCTTACATAGGTAATTCTGTTGTTCTATTGAAATCTGTCTAATGGGAGTTTAAAAGGTTCAATTTTTACCAGGGGTGACTATGATGTAGTCTAGTGCAACTTTCTGTTGAATAGTTTAGTTTATGGTAAAGTTATGTTGAATTAGGTTCACAATGTTTCAGTGATAGTTAGCTTCCTAAGTCAAATCTATGCAAAAAAGTAACAACAGATATTGGCTACTGACTGCCAGTTGGACTCTTCATGTCACCTCAGTGCTCGTGTCGGACCCTTTACAATTTAACCAGGGCTCAGGCACTTGACTTTCAATTTGGACCAAAAATAAGGAGAATTTTCATAAACTAGATGAGTCTAATACTTGAACAAGTACTTCACGAGTTGTGTTGCACCAACTATTGTAACAATCTGAAGTAGTTTATCACTTTATCTTGTTCTCTGCAGACTGCAGGAGTGAAATTTCAGTATACCTTTACACATGGCTGTAGCAGATAATCACGCGGCCTTGTCAACCGTTCTGAGATTGGTGAACATTGAAGGGAAGGGAAGGGGTCTAGTAGCATCTCAGCCGCTTAAAGGAGGACAGATAATTCTCCGAGACTCCCCCATCCTAACTTATTCTGCTTTTCCTCTGAAACGACTACAACAACAAGGGATTTGCTCCTCTAACTCTAGATACTGTGCTCATTGTTATAAGCTCTTGGTCACTGGAAGTGCGACATCAGCGTGTCCTTCATGTTCTCATCCCGATGATGCTATCTTTTGCAGCCCGAGATGTcaatccgtggcccttggcttCACACACACACCATGGGTGTGCCAATCTCTTAGTTATTTAAGAAATTGCTCTGTACTAGTTAACCAGCAGCCTGAGGAACGTCAGGTCCAAGCTCGTTATCTGGTGGCTGCCTTCAATCTTGCTATGGTTTCTCCTTCCTCCTTTCAAACTCTGATATCACTTGATGGAGGTGGGCCACATGGCGGAGAGAGAGATTCTGATGCCGCCATCTTTCTACACTCTATCATCTCATCACTACCTTTTCCCGAGGGTTTATCTGCCCCATCTTTAGAAATTACTGCTTCTCTTTTATCCAAGGACAGGTGTAATGCCTTTGGACTCATGGAGCCTTTTTCAGAACACAGAGAAAGATCTGTGAGAGCTTATGCTATTTATCAAAATGCTTCATTATTTAACCACGATTGCCTGCCTAATGCATGTCGTTTTGACTATGTTGATGGTGGAAATGAGGGAAACACTGATATGGTCATTAGAATGATACATGATGTT contains these protein-coding regions:
- the LOC110802817 gene encoding histone-lysine N-methyltransferase ASHR2 — translated: MAVADNHAALSTVLRLVNIEGKGRGLVASQPLKGGQIILRDSPILTYSAFPLKRLQQQGICSSNSRYCAHCYKLLVTGSATSACPSCSHPDDAIFCSPRCQSVALGFTHTPWVCQSLSYLRNCSVLVNQQPEERQVQARYLVAAFNLAMVSPSSFQTLISLDGGGPHGGERDSDAAIFLHSIISSLPFPEGLSAPSLEITASLLSKDRCNAFGLMEPFSEHRERSVRAYAIYQNASLFNHDCLPNACRFDYVDGGNEGNTDMVIRMIHDVPEGREICLSYFPVNLSYPQRQKRLLDDYGFSCICDRCKIEANWSHEDGDGEDDTMEEEDEEMSPSDGENNEIEQEAEEEDDFPHAYFFMRFLCDKENCGGTLAPLSPSNNNSPNIMECNVCGSTKKEEL